A region of the Parambassis ranga chromosome 24, fParRan2.1, whole genome shotgun sequence genome:
CTCACAGTTTCTGCAAGCAGAGTGCTGAGAATTGTGACATTAAAAGCTTAAGCATGATATTAGTATTGAAACAGCTCTTACCCTCTAGGGCCACGGGGGTGGAAGTGtcgtggaggtcctgggggtgGCATGCCACGGCCTCGAGGGTACAGTGGACGCCCTCTAAAGCCAGGATGACCTGGAGGAGGGGGCGGAGGGGGTCCATGCCTGCAGACAATAACAAGCAAAATAGTGAAGGTAAATTTACACAAGTAAGACTATTTGGGTAACAACATGTCTACTCTTAGAAAAATAGTGATTATAATAAGTGATAAGAGATGTGAGAAGTGTGCCCAGACAAAAAACTCAACTTGAATGTTGTTAAACTCTCTGACAAACCTCGCTTTATCAGGTCCATTTATCCACCATTTGGGTGCCTGTATGTATTTTGTATCTATATTTGTGTGAGGACAGGTTACCTGGGCATTGGTGGAAAGGGGCCTCTGAGGTGcatgggtggaggggggggaggaggaggggggcccATGCCCATTGGTCCACCCCTACCTCGATGACCTCTAAGGTCTGGGTAAGGTCGCATCCTCCCCATTCCTCTGCAAGCAAATGGTGTGCAAGCGGTAGTTAAGCATCTCAATTGCAGCTACCTACAGTACACACAAGAGAGATTCACACCAATCAAATTTCAAACATTAAAAAGCACCTAATGGGCCCAAATCCATTCATGGCTCCATCTTTCCCTCGACCCCTCCCATGCCCTGGTGGACCAAACCCTTTCATTGTGCCCCGTCCACCACGCATGCTTCCCCGACCCATACGTCCCCCTCTTCCGCGGCTTTTGGCCCCACGACCtctgaggaaagaaaagaacaagagaaACAAGTCCAAGCTCAATCACATAAAGCTACAACAGGATACACAGTGCTAACAAAAAAATAGATTCTGTGTTTACCACTCTGACCCCAACCGGATCAGAGAAAGAGGCACCACAACAAAAGACCTACAACATTATGCTGCTCACCATTTAATACTATATCAGACTATAAGAGGGAAGAGGACCAACCTTGGTTTGACTTCAGATACAGATTCATCCTTGGAAGCTTTTTCTGTGACCTTCTCTTCTGTGTCTGCATCCATCTGAAATGATTCCATCTTTTGT
Encoded here:
- the LOC114429222 gene encoding cleavage and polyadenylation specificity factor subunit 6 isoform X3 codes for the protein MDADTEEKVTEKASKDESVSEVKPRGRGAKSRGRGGRMGRGSMRGGRGTMKGFGPPGHGRGRGKDGAMNGFGPIRGMGRMRPYPDLRGHRGRGGPMGMGPPPPPPPPPMHLRGPFPPMPRHGPPPPPPPGHPGFRGRPLYPRGRGMPPPGPPRHFHPRGPRGSPLLHQQRCDT
- the LOC114429222 gene encoding cleavage and polyadenylation specificity factor subunit 6 isoform X2, whose translation is MDADTEEKVTEKASKDESVSEVKPRGRGAKSRGRGGRMGRGSMRGGRGTMKGFGPPGHGRGRGKDGAMNGFGPIRGMGRMRPYPDLRGHRGRGGPMGMGPPPPPPPPPMHLRGPFPPMPRHGPPPPPPPGHPGFRGRPLYPRGRGMPPPGPPRHFHPRGPRGLTVVVSSPLLHQQRCDT
- the LOC114429222 gene encoding basic proline-rich protein isoform X1, whose translation is MDADTEEKVTEKASKDESVSEVKPRGRGAKSRGRGGRMGRGSMRGGRGTMKGFGPPGHGRGRGKDGAMNGFGPIRGMGRMRPYPDLRGHRGRGGPMGMGPPPPPPPPPMHLRGPFPPMPRHGPPPPPPPGHPGFRGRPLYPRGRGMPPPGPPRHFHPRGPRGYHNGPVSPPPHPPPVRGQRWPGPPGGRRF